The sequence GCGGCCAAGCCGAGGCAGGCCACGGCCGCAGACAGGGACAGGCGCCGGGGGGTTACGAAGGTGGTTGCGCGCCCGCGCCATTCCTGGTACGCGTCGTCCACCACGTCCTCGTCGGACTCGTCGGCTAGCTACAGCAGCTTCTGCTGCTCGTCCGTGTCGACCACCGACACTGAGTCtacgcgccgccgccgcaacaGCCCGCCTCAGCCGCGGCAGTCTGTTGAAGTAATCGCCGCAGACGCCGAGGAGGCAGCAGCGTCACCTAGGAgcgaaggaaagaagaagaagagtaggCCGTGCTTCCCCGGCGCAAGAATCCGGCCAAGGAGCCCTTCGCAGTCGTCGACGGGGCCACTGCCGCCGTCCCCGGCGACGTTCGCGTGCGCCCTCAAGGCTCTGTTCACCTCAGCACGCCTCCAAAGGAAGCCCAAGACTCAGGCCGCTGCTCCACCGCCAATCGCGCTGGCTCCGCCACAAGCATCGTGCATGCCTGCGACGTGCAGCACTGCGAAAGCGGTGGACGCGCCGGAAGCGTCGGAGCAGCGGTCGGTGAGGTTCTGCCCGGACGCCGAGGCGTCAGTGGTGCGGCGCAGGGTGGAGGAGCTGGTGCGGAGCCTCGAACagttggaggaggacgaggaggggaGCGACTCCAGCTCCGACCTCTTCGAGCTGGAGAGCCTTCGCGGCTCCGGCGGCGACGAGCTGCCCGTGTACGGCACGACCAGCCTCGCGGCCAACCGCGCCGCCATTGT is a genomic window of Phragmites australis chromosome 17, lpPhrAust1.1, whole genome shotgun sequence containing:
- the LOC133897734 gene encoding protein BIG GRAIN 1-like; amino-acid sequence: MERRGHCHGGRPLPPPPPPPPRRARGERRQASSGSFSASLLDAIYRSLDEGDGADVVDAARLSEEKAMAPPQFWWAKEAAKPRQATAADRDRRRGVTKVVARPRHSWYASSTTSSSDSSASYSSFCCSSVSTTDTESTRRRRNSPPQPRQSVEVIAADAEEAAASPRSEGKKKKSRPCFPGARIRPRSPSQSSTGPLPPSPATFACALKALFTSARLQRKPKTQAAAPPPIALAPPQASCMPATCSTAKAVDAPEASEQRSVRFCPDAEASVVRRRVEELVRSLEQLEEDEEGSDSSSDLFELESLRGSGGDELPVYGTTSLAANRAAIVHGAPC